A stretch of the Borreliella spielmanii genome encodes the following:
- the nusA gene encoding transcription termination factor NusA, whose amino-acid sequence MIKGTGHMIVSIANDRSMSIESIRKTIKESVLIAYKKYFGSNENAFIKFDDDTGDLVVYAKKKIVEEVKDSFFEISEKDISRENIVEGDYAYIEINPKVFDRLSIQVAKQRTKNDLQGIEDNEILSEFKSKLNKVVIGYVQQNRNGDLYVNLGNTDGIIPKKYQSPREVYSLNDKIRVLVYNVKKGKNGIEVILSRTHPKFIEELLALEIPEIEEGIIKIHKIVRDPGYRIKVAVYSEKEEIDPVGPCIGQKGVRIQSIIKELEGEKIDIIPYSKDIKEFIKDALTPSKIEHVYIIDEDLHKALVVVSDDQLSLAIGKMGQNVRLANRLLDWAIDVKTSSQFAEMKANSEFKQETLEMFDKVMQDVVEEEQFEEISKISDLKLLDSSVISNLSKEGLDDINNFLQADEGLLFNLGVSYEKQEEINKILKEGMIIIANDSGESMEKAEEDEELLCPECGVVINENMTSCPGCKIGLSFEFEEE is encoded by the coding sequence ATGATAAAGGGCACGGGACATATGATTGTAAGTATTGCAAATGATCGTAGCATGAGTATAGAGTCTATTAGAAAAACAATTAAAGAATCGGTATTGATAGCTTATAAAAAGTATTTTGGAAGCAATGAGAATGCTTTTATTAAGTTTGATGATGATACGGGAGATTTGGTAGTTTATGCTAAAAAGAAAATTGTAGAAGAGGTAAAAGATTCTTTTTTTGAAATATCAGAAAAAGATATTTCAAGGGAAAATATTGTAGAAGGTGATTATGCTTACATTGAAATTAATCCTAAAGTTTTCGATAGGCTTTCTATTCAGGTTGCAAAACAAAGAACCAAGAATGATTTGCAAGGAATTGAAGATAATGAGATTTTATCAGAATTTAAAAGCAAGTTAAATAAAGTTGTTATTGGATATGTTCAACAAAATAGAAATGGTGATCTTTATGTTAATCTTGGCAATACAGATGGTATAATTCCCAAGAAGTATCAGTCGCCAAGAGAAGTTTATAGTCTTAATGATAAGATTAGAGTTTTAGTTTATAATGTTAAAAAAGGTAAAAATGGCATTGAAGTTATTCTTTCTAGAACCCATCCAAAGTTTATTGAAGAGCTTTTGGCTCTTGAAATTCCAGAAATTGAAGAAGGTATTATTAAGATTCATAAAATAGTTCGTGATCCGGGTTACAGAATCAAGGTTGCTGTTTATTCTGAGAAGGAAGAGATTGATCCTGTTGGTCCTTGTATAGGGCAAAAAGGAGTCAGAATTCAATCTATAATTAAGGAACTTGAAGGAGAAAAAATCGATATTATCCCTTATAGTAAAGACATTAAAGAATTTATAAAGGATGCTTTGACTCCTTCTAAGATAGAGCATGTTTATATTATTGATGAGGATTTACATAAGGCTTTAGTAGTTGTTAGCGATGATCAACTCTCTCTTGCTATAGGAAAAATGGGTCAAAATGTTAGACTTGCTAATAGACTTCTTGACTGGGCTATTGATGTTAAAACCAGCAGTCAGTTTGCAGAAATGAAAGCTAATTCAGAGTTTAAGCAAGAAACACTCGAAATGTTTGATAAAGTTATGCAAGATGTTGTTGAAGAGGAACAATTTGAAGAGATTAGTAAAATAAGTGATCTTAAATTACTCGATTCTTCTGTAATTTCTAATTTATCAAAAGAGGGGCTTGATGATATTAACAATTTTTTACAAGCAGATGAGGGATTGCTTTTTAATCTTGGAGTAAGTTATGAAAAACAAGAAGAAATTAATAAAATATTAAAAGAGGGAATGATAATAATTGCTAATGACAGTGGTGAGTCTATGGAAAAGGCAGAAGAAGATGAAGAACTTCTTTGTCCTGAATGTGGTGTTGTTATTAATGAAAATATGACCTCCTGCCCAGGTTGTAAGATAGGGCTTAGTTTTGAGTTTGAGGAGGAATAA